The DNA region CTGCATGGGGAAAGGATAACAGGCTTAACTGGTGTATGGCTCGATGGTCATAAAATTGCCGCAATCGGGATCAAGGTAAAACGCTGGATCACAATGCATGGGTTTGCGCTTAATATTTGTCCAGATTTGTCGGGGTTTCAGAAGATTGTGCCCTGTGGTATTGGCGATCGCCCTGTTGGCAGCCTAGAGCAATTCCTGCCGGGAATTACAACAGCTCAAGTACGGCAAGATCTACCTGCTATATTTGCAGAGGTTTTTCAGTTGGAAATGATTGAACTACCTCACTCAAATCACATGGATACAAAATCAAACGAAAGTTTGGCTCTTTAAATATCGAGACATCATGAGAGGCGATCGCTGGAGCCAGGATTTCAGTTATTAGTGCAAATTCGGAAAATTACGCTGTGACGCTTGCACAAGGTGATCGAGAAGCAAATAATCTAAGTTTTCGTAACTCGCACAAAATGCAGTAAACAGTTGGTCATATCCTTTCAGAGAAAGCTGGTGCTCAACAAAGTGACCCTTCATGTTGATGCCTTTACTCAGCTGCTGAAAGGTTTCTCGGCCCACTGCCAGATCTTCAGTAAGCTGTTTGGTAGCCGATTCTAACCGGAATGCCGCATTTACCGTATCGCCAATCGCTGTATAATCCGGGCGATCGCCTGTCCCAGTATTCCCAACCATCGCATAGCCAGTATTAATGCCTGCGCCGATCCGCAAATCAAACGGCAACGAAAGCTGGCGCTGCAAATCAGTTGTCATTTGGTTCAGATCGCTCACAGCCTGAAAAACATTTATCAGTTGTTCAGGATCGACTGTTTCCTCACCGTGGAACCAGATCGACATCACCGCATCTCCGATGTATTTATCAACCCAGCTCCCAGAATTTCTAATAATTTCGCCAGCTTGACGGAACCAAGTACCTACAGTCAACGAAAGCGTATGATTATCAACTTGGCGACTAAAGATCGTAAAGTTGCGAATATCAACGACCATGACTGAAATTAAGCGTCGTTCGTGGAGCGTATCTGTAATGGGGTCACTTTCAAAACGAGAAAGCTTTTCCTCCGTACTGTGTTGTGGCAATGTTTTCTTTTCGTCAGACGGATTTTTGAAAATCATCTCCGACTGCCCAAACATTACTCGATCAC from [Leptolyngbya] sp. PCC 7376 includes:
- a CDS encoding adenylate/guanylate cyclase domain-containing protein, with the translated sequence MTSLLSPHLIIKSANGSRNYPLVGDVYWTVGRSKGNSIIITDPWMSRNHAIIQRLDNGEFYLIDLGSRNGSFVNGRRVNIPTTLKHRDRVMFGQSEMIFKNPSDEKKTLPQHSTEEKLSRFESDPITDTLHERRLISVMVVDIRNFTIFSRQVDNHTLSLTVGTWFRQAGEIIRNSGSWVDKYIGDAVMSIWFHGEETVDPEQLINVFQAVSDLNQMTTDLQRQLSLPFDLRIGAGINTGYAMVGNTGTGDRPDYTAIGDTVNAAFRLESATKQLTEDLAVGRETFQQLSKGINMKGHFVEHQLSLKGYDQLFTAFCASYENLDYLLLDHLVQASQRNFPNLH